From one Cyanobacterium stanieri PCC 7202 genomic stretch:
- a CDS encoding 2-amino-4-hydroxy-6-hydroxymethyldihydropteridin epyrophosphokinase (PFAM: 7,8-dihydro-6-hydroxymethylpterin-pyrophosphokinase (HPPK)~TIGRFAM: 2-amino-4-hydroxy-6-hydroxymethyldihydropteridine pyrophosphokinase~COGs: COG0801 7 8-dihydro-6-hydroxymethylpterin-pyrophosphokinase~InterPro IPR000550~KEGG: cyt:cce_2591 2-amino-4-hydroxy-6-hydroxymethyldihydropteridine pyrophosphokinase~PFAM: 78-dihydro-6-hydroxymethylpterin-pyrophosphokinase HPPK~PRIAM:2-amino-4-hydroxy-6-hydroxymethyldihydropteri dinediphosphokinase~SPTR:2-amino-4-hydroxy-6-hydroxymethyldihydropterid inepyrophosphokinase;~TIGRFAM:2-amino-4-hydroxy-6-hydroxymethyldihydropte ridinepyrophosphokinase), with protein MSISTEINNCTRKNQAAIALGSNLGESKDNLQTAVARIKLAPQIELIQCSHWYQTKPVGPPQPDYINGCITIHTTFTPIELLNFLLIIELIFGRERNEKWGARTLDLDLILYDDLILDLPNLKVPHPLMRERVFVLIPLAEIAPDWVDPVSKLTVSALANKLNYHSDEIKILP; from the coding sequence GTGTCTATTTCTACTGAAATTAATAATTGTACCAGAAAGAATCAGGCTGCCATTGCTTTAGGCAGTAATTTAGGCGAAAGTAAAGATAATTTACAAACAGCCGTCGCCAGAATTAAATTAGCACCCCAAATCGAGTTGATACAATGCTCTCACTGGTATCAAACCAAACCAGTAGGGCCTCCTCAACCTGACTATATTAACGGTTGTATTACCATTCACACAACATTTACTCCCATCGAATTACTTAATTTTTTACTCATCATAGAACTAATATTCGGTAGGGAAAGAAACGAAAAATGGGGAGCAAGAACCCTTGATTTAGATCTAATTTTATATGATGATTTAATTCTTGATTTACCAAATCTAAAAGTACCTCATCCTTTGATGAGAGAAAGGGTATTTGTGTTAATTCCCCTAGCAGAAATTGCCCCTGACTGGGTTGATCCTGTCAGTAAATTAACGGTTTCTGCATTGGCAAATAAATTAAATTATCATAGTGATGAAATTAAAATTTTACCTTAA